A DNA window from Stutzerimonas stutzeri contains the following coding sequences:
- a CDS encoding alpha-amylase family glycosyl hydrolase, translating into MNETTRTPWWKGATVYQIYPRSFADSNGDGIGDLNGVLRHLDHLQQLGVDALWLSPIFRSPMADAGYDISDYCDIDPLFGSLADIDRLIAEAHARNIRVLLDFVPNHTSDEHPWFVESRSSRDNPKRDWYIWRDQPNNWRAALGAGSAWTWDEHTQQYYLHLFLAKQPDLNWRNPEVVEAMHDVLRFWLDRGVDGFRIDVIHCTGKDPSFADDPRCQAGQPLSDFNDQPYSHEVLRGLRKLVDSYPGDRMLVGEVNIRSTERVLQYYGAGDELHLAFNFNPLDAPWDPVLFRTCIREVEHWLQPAGAWPTWVLSNHDNVRQRSRYQGSERAARAAAVLLLTLRGTPFIYQGEELGLEDAVITAETRTDPGGRDGCRAPIPWQAQPPHGWDGATPWLPFPPEADELAAERQTGEVNSMFALYQRLLAARKASSALHHGDFEEIPSHPEVLAYRRHFGDDQRLVCINFADQPHAFPHTGNWQVEVASDGVNESEPYSGTLNPGQAVVLRPTET; encoded by the coding sequence ATGAACGAGACAACCCGAACACCGTGGTGGAAAGGCGCGACCGTTTATCAGATCTACCCGCGATCCTTTGCCGACAGCAACGGCGACGGCATCGGCGACCTCAACGGCGTGCTGCGCCACCTCGATCATCTGCAGCAATTGGGCGTCGATGCGCTGTGGCTGTCGCCGATCTTTCGCTCACCCATGGCCGATGCAGGCTACGACATCAGCGACTACTGCGATATCGACCCGCTGTTCGGTTCGCTGGCCGATATCGACCGGCTGATCGCCGAGGCTCATGCCCGCAACATCCGCGTCCTGCTGGATTTCGTGCCCAACCACACCTCCGACGAGCACCCCTGGTTCGTCGAGTCACGCAGCTCGCGGGACAACCCCAAGCGCGACTGGTACATCTGGCGCGACCAGCCGAACAACTGGCGCGCCGCGCTGGGCGCAGGTAGCGCCTGGACCTGGGACGAGCACACCCAGCAGTACTACCTGCACCTGTTTCTGGCCAAGCAGCCGGACCTCAACTGGCGCAACCCCGAGGTCGTCGAGGCGATGCATGACGTGCTGCGCTTCTGGCTTGACCGTGGCGTCGACGGCTTTCGCATCGACGTCATCCACTGCACCGGCAAGGACCCGAGTTTCGCCGACGATCCGCGCTGCCAGGCCGGTCAGCCGCTCTCCGATTTCAACGATCAACCCTACAGCCATGAAGTGCTGCGCGGGCTGCGCAAACTGGTCGACAGCTACCCGGGCGACCGCATGCTGGTCGGCGAGGTGAACATCCGCTCCACCGAGCGCGTGCTGCAGTACTACGGCGCCGGCGACGAGCTGCACCTGGCCTTCAACTTCAACCCGCTCGACGCCCCTTGGGACCCGGTGCTGTTTCGCACCTGCATCCGCGAGGTCGAGCACTGGCTGCAGCCAGCCGGTGCCTGGCCGACCTGGGTGCTTTCCAATCACGACAACGTGCGCCAGCGCAGCCGCTACCAAGGCTCCGAGCGAGCCGCCCGCGCCGCCGCGGTGTTGCTGCTGACCTTGCGCGGCACGCCCTTCATCTACCAGGGCGAGGAGCTGGGGCTGGAGGACGCAGTGATCACTGCCGAGACCCGAACCGATCCCGGCGGTCGCGATGGTTGTCGCGCTCCTATTCCCTGGCAGGCCCAACCGCCCCATGGCTGGGACGGCGCGACGCCCTGGCTACCCTTTCCACCCGAGGCTGACGAACTGGCAGCCGAACGCCAGACGGGCGAGGTGAACTCGATGTTCGCGCTCTACCAGCGCTTGCTCGCGGCACGCAAGGCCAGCTCGGCACTGCATCACGGCGATTTCGAAGAAATCCCTTCACACCCCGAAGTGCTCGCCTATCGCCGGCATTTCGGCGACGACCAGCGACTGGTCTGCATCAACTTCGCCGATCAACCCCACGCCTTTCCGCATACCGGCAACTGGCAGGTGGAAGTCGCCAGCGACGGCGTAAATGAAAGCGAACCCTACAGCGGCACACTTAACCCAGGGCAGGCCGTCGTGCTGCGCCCAACGGAGACCTGA
- a CDS encoding alpha-amylase family protein: MRPLWYRNAVIYQIDPSLFRDSNGDGCGDLRGITERLDYIRGLGCTAVWIMPFYQSPFDDAGYDVTDHLQVAERFGDLADMVALLEKAEELGLHVIVELLVQHTSSEHKWFQEARRDRNSPYRDYFIWADEPDDFMEPIFPTVEDSIWTWDEEAGQYYRHLFYKHEPDLDLTNPRVIHEIERIMSFWLRLGVSGFRIDAAVHMVRQAGGGELEKGYWLLEHMRDFVTMRRPETVLLGEIDTDPDKYVEYFGDEADRVTLLLDFWTNNHLFLALARQQAEPLVRALNSQPLPPSHSQYALWIRNHDELSLDRLEEDERNEVMDTFAPEENMRAYNRGIRRRLAPMLDGDERRIAATHALLFSLPGTPIIRYGEEIGMGDDLERPERLAVRTPMQWSNEPNAGFSCTKGELAAPLIDEGPYAYDKLNVFAQTLRSDSLMSRTGNMIRTRIGLREIGIGKRTTVEVDDPAVFAIRHDNGSTVLMLVNLADKETTVEITADDLQEMVDVLADCDYDQPEGSPLKIHLGPYGYRWLRRKQQLFG, translated from the coding sequence ATGCGCCCACTCTGGTATCGCAACGCGGTGATCTATCAGATAGACCCCTCGCTGTTTCGTGACAGCAACGGTGATGGCTGCGGCGACTTGCGCGGCATCACCGAGCGGCTCGACTACATTCGCGGGCTTGGCTGTACAGCGGTATGGATCATGCCGTTCTATCAGTCACCCTTCGACGACGCCGGCTACGACGTCACCGATCATTTGCAGGTAGCCGAACGCTTCGGCGACTTGGCCGATATGGTCGCATTGCTGGAAAAGGCCGAGGAGCTGGGCCTGCATGTGATCGTCGAATTGCTGGTGCAGCACACCTCCAGCGAGCACAAGTGGTTCCAGGAGGCCCGCCGCGACCGCAACTCGCCCTATCGCGACTACTTCATCTGGGCCGACGAGCCGGACGACTTCATGGAGCCGATCTTCCCCACGGTCGAGGACAGCATCTGGACCTGGGACGAGGAAGCCGGCCAGTACTACCGCCACCTGTTCTACAAGCATGAGCCGGATCTGGACCTGACCAACCCGCGGGTCATCCACGAGATCGAGCGCATCATGTCGTTCTGGCTGCGCCTGGGGGTTTCCGGCTTTCGCATCGACGCCGCGGTACACATGGTGCGTCAGGCCGGTGGCGGTGAGCTGGAAAAAGGCTATTGGCTGCTCGAACACATGCGCGACTTCGTCACCATGCGCCGGCCGGAAACCGTGCTGCTCGGCGAGATCGACACCGATCCGGACAAGTACGTCGAATACTTCGGCGACGAAGCCGACCGGGTCACCCTGCTGCTGGATTTCTGGACCAACAACCACCTGTTCCTCGCCCTGGCGCGACAACAGGCCGAGCCGCTGGTTCGCGCCCTGAACAGCCAGCCGCTGCCGCCCAGCCACTCGCAATATGCGCTGTGGATTCGCAACCATGACGAGCTGAGCCTGGACCGACTAGAGGAGGATGAGCGCAACGAGGTGATGGACACCTTTGCCCCTGAAGAGAACATGCGCGCCTACAACCGCGGCATTCGCCGGCGGCTCGCGCCGATGCTCGACGGCGATGAGCGGCGAATCGCCGCCACCCACGCCCTGCTGTTCTCGCTGCCCGGCACGCCGATCATTCGCTACGGCGAGGAAATCGGTATGGGCGACGACCTCGAGCGCCCTGAGCGACTCGCTGTGCGCACACCGATGCAGTGGTCGAACGAGCCCAATGCCGGCTTCTCCTGCACAAAAGGCGAACTGGCAGCGCCGCTGATCGATGAAGGCCCATACGCCTACGACAAGCTCAACGTATTTGCCCAGACCCTGCGCAGCGACTCGTTGATGTCCCGCACCGGCAACATGATCCGCACCCGCATCGGCCTGCGCGAAATCGGGATCGGCAAGCGCACGACGGTCGAGGTGGACGACCCTGCGGTCTTTGCCATTCGCCACGACAACGGCTCGACGGTGCTGATGCTGGTCAACCTCGCAGACAAGGAAACAACGGTCGAAATCACGGCGGATGACTTGCAGGAAATGGTCGATGTACTCGCCGACTGCGATTACGACCAGCCGGAAGGTTCACCGCTGAAAATACATCTTGGCCCGTATGGCTACCGCTGGCTGCGGCGCAAGCAGCAATTGTTCGGATGA